Genomic DNA from Vicinamibacterales bacterium:
ACTATCCGCCAGTTAGGTCAGCGCACTGGCCACATGATGGAAGCGAACAAGGTGGCCCTCGATATTGAAGATGGGTTAACAGGGATCGCGGAAGCGGTGTCCGGACGTCATCACCCGAGAACACTCCTAGTTATCGCACGGGAACCGTATTCTCTCCGCAACCTCTTCGCCAGTGGTGGCTCGGGATTTCAGCATGACATGCTCGAGCTAGCCGGGGCTAAGAACGTGCTCGACGGCACTCTGAACCGAGCGGTGCAGGTGACAACCGAAATGATTCTGCAGGCTGCTCCTGAGATCGTAATTGAAGTAAGGACAGTAAATCGGCTTCCAGACACCGAAATCGAAAAGGAAATAGAGGTGTGGAACGCTCTACCTTCATTGCCAGCCGTCCAAAACCAGAACGTTATTTTCCTGACTGGAAATGATCTTGTGATCCCCGGACCGCGTATTGTTCAGGCCATTACCCGATTCGCTCTCGTTCTACACCCCGACGCACCACTGCCAAATCGATAACTAATGAAGGCACTCGTTTTGTGGACTCCCGACTCAGAAGCAATCAGCTGACAAATTCAATCGGAATCTGGTTCGGGATCAGTTGTCGGGCAAACGCGTCACCGAAAAGCCTCGCCACAGCCTCCCGGCCACGTGCACCATAATCCAACGTCAGCTCATTCACGTACATCCCAACGAACCGATCAGTCCGTGCCGTATCAAGCCCACGGCCGAACTGTCCAGCATATTCAAGCGCTTCTGAACGGTGTGAAAGTGCATAGGCAATACTTTCGCGGAGCATCTTCGAGACACTCCGCATTTCCTCTATACCGAGGTCTCGGCGGATAATGTTGCAACCCAAGGGCAGCGGTAATCCGTCGGTCTGATGCGCCCACCATTCTCCTAAATCAATTAACTTGCACAGACCATCGTCGGCATAGGTGAGCTGCCCTTCATGGATCAGGAGGCCAGCTTCAGCATTGCCAGCAAGCACAGCTGGTTGGATCTCGTCAAACGGCAAAACCGTGTACTCAAAATCTGGCTCATAGAGTTGAAGAACCAAATAAGCTGTCGTCAGAGTTCCAGGAATCGCGACCCGCGCTCCCTTAACTTCCTTGGGACCGTCAGGGCGCGCCACGACGATTGGTCC
This window encodes:
- a CDS encoding MqnA/MqnD/SBP family protein, which gives rise to MKITVAHSPDSDDAFMFYGLASGAVATGVFEVEQVLADIETLNRAAFEGRYEVTAVSFHAYAQLVERYALLPHGASMGDRYGPIVVARPDGPKEVKGARVAIPGTLTTAYLVLQLYEPDFEYTVLPFDEIQPAVLAGNAEAGLLIHEGQLTYADDGLCKLIDLGEWWAHQTDGLPLPLGCNIIRRDLGIEEMRSVSKMLRESIAYALSHRSEALEYAGQFGRGLDTARTDRFVGMYVNELTLDYGARGREAVARLFGDAFARQLIPNQIPIEFVS
- a CDS encoding helical backbone metal receptor encodes the protein MTRRRNWFVIAVWLVFVADLQTQTPQRIVSVIPAVTEILFAIGAGPQVVGVGSYDNFPLDIGNLPRVGGLIDPDVEAIIALRPDLVVPYDTQVDLTTQLTRAGIPLFVYSHGTLADIPTTIRQLGQRTGHMMEANKVALDIEDGLTGIAEAVSGRHHPRTLLVIAREPYSLRNLFASGGSGFQHDMLELAGAKNVLDGTLNRAVQVTTEMILQAAPEIVIEVRTVNRLPDTEIEKEIEVWNALPSLPAVQNQNVIFLTGNDLVIPGPRIVQAITRFALVLHPDAPLPNR